A segment of the Cricetulus griseus strain 17A/GY chromosome 6, alternate assembly CriGri-PICRH-1.0, whole genome shotgun sequence genome:
GGCATGTTCCTGCTCTCTGGAGACCCCTGTTTCAAGACGTGAGTGTTATCCTGGCTATTGGAGGGGATGGGGGCCATGAGAGATTCTTCATTACTCCAGGCTCTGGGGTACCTGTCTCCATCTGATCCTGAGATTAGGGCACCCTGGTCACACCCCTCTGTTCTCCCAAGGCCACCATCTACTGCCAAGTCCATCTCCATCCCGGGCCAGGATTCCTCCCTGCAGCTGACCTGTAAAGGTGGTGGGAccagcagcagtggcagcagTAGTACCAATTCCCTGACTGGGTCCCGGCCCCCCAAGACTCGGCCCACCATCCTGGGTTCAGGTACCGTCTTCATCTGCCTATCTTTCCGCTGCCTGTGACTTCAGCTTCCTGTCCCAGGAAGATGTTTATCAAGAGGAGGGTGCAGGCATAGTGGCATACCTTTAGTCTCATAGCTcagaaaggcaggaggatctctgggttctgggctagtcagggctacacagtgggaccctatttcaaaaagagGGTGGTGGAGTGGTGGAAGAAGATGCATGCTTCTGCTGCCATTGCGTGTGTAGTCTGAGTGCCATGATGGCCTCAACCCTACATACCCTCCCAGAGGGACCCTCAGAGCTTGGAGGCAGGGAGGCCTGAGGTAATTAGTCAGCAGGTGGCACATGttgctctccagccctgagagcTAACCACCAGGGCTTTGCTTTTCCCCCTAGGCGCTGCCGCTTCTGCCTGCCTTGGCTTGGCATGTACAGAAGTAGGTGCTTCCCAGTACTATTGCTCTCTCTAGCTAGTGGAGGCTGGGGTGCAGAATAGAGAGCTGTCTAGACCAGGACACCTCAGTATAGATGCTGCCCTTGTGTAAactaaaaagcaataaataattcTCTCCTAGCAGAGTGGCACTTGAGGGCccgtggtacacgcctttaattccataaatcggaggcaggtggatctctgagttagaagcAGCATGGTGTATATAATGAGTTCTGGGCCACTTGCCTAGTGAGACCctatccaaaaacaaacaaataaaatcttgcCTGGATTAGGTGGGAATATGGCAGACCTGAATCCAGCCTGTAGCCTGGGTATCCATGCTCATCTCTGGAGTGGAGGAGGTTGTCAAGGGAAGATAGGCAGAGCCATGCCTAGGTCCCACCTAGGTTCTTATGTTTATAACTGGTGCCAGGAAATTGGTTTGAAATGACCTGAAGCACAGCTGTTGGCCTGTCTTGGGGGCTTGTCTGTTGTTTCTATCCTCATCCCTGCTTGTTCTTCCTTTCCCAGATTTGCCTGTGAACCCAAGTTCATTCCAGTTTCAAGGCCTTTAGTATGCTCTCCCCTGTGTCTGGAAGGCCCTGTCCTTGCTGCCCCTGTCTCCCCTCCATGTTGTCCTAAAGGTCTCAGCATTAAGCCGTCTCCTGGGGAAAGGCTTGCCCAATCCAGACTGACCAGGCCTCCATGGAAGCTGTCCCTCTCCACACTACTCAACCATGGTTGTGGATAACTGTCTCAGCCTTTGTCCTCAAAGATCTTTAACGGATACTTTACTCAAGAAGGTCCCAACAGCTACTTGTGGAATGGGTGTCGGGAGTTCTGAGGGTGACCTGTGGCTTGAGGTAGATTGCTGCCTCTGGCCTTTCATCTTCAGTCTGTGGAATGGAGTCACAAAAGTCCCATGGAAGGCTTGTTGAGAGGAGGATTATGGGTGAGGTGGCTCCTTATTAACTTTGTTCCTTTCCCCAGGACTGCCAGAGGAACCAGACCAGAGTTTGTCCAGTCCTGAGGAGGTGTTCCACTCTGGCCACTCCCGAAACTCCAGCTATGCCAGCCAGCAGTCCAAGCTGTCTGGTGAGTGGTCACGCCTTAAACTTGGGATCTCCCTCAGCCCTGAGCCCCTGTGTTCACCTTCCCAATATTGTCCACCCCCAGGTTACAGCACAGAGCACTCTCGCTCCTCCAGCCTGTCTGACTTGACACACCGCAGAAACACGTCCACTAGCAGCAGTACCTCTGGTGGCCTCAGCATGGCTGTAGAGGGTCCTGAGGGCATCGACAGGGAGCACCGCCCCCCTGAGAAGCCACCTCGGCCTCCTGAGAAGCCACCACGACCTCCACGGCCCCTGCATCTGTCAGACCGCTCGTTTAGGTGAGTCCTGTTATTTGGTACTCCCTGGTAAACAGAACACTTGCTGTGCTCCCTTTACTTCTTTGCATCTGACCACACAGGGACAGCAAAACAGATTCTTCACCTCAGAGTGTTGAGTGGTTACAATTTAACCATTGCTGGTTGCAGAAGCACAGCTCTGCTTATCCAGCACTGCTGTTTGTGGTTTGTGTATTAGTCTGTAGACCCAACAGACCTTGTTTGAGCCTTAGGtccactgcatgcatgtggcttGCCTTCAAGCAGGTTACTTAACCTTAGTCCTAGTCTATCAACTCCTGCCCCTGAAGGTGAATGGGAGGGCTAAATGAAGTACAACATGGGGTATGCATAGTGTTCTAGTGCTGTAAatgctggggttatccttgtcaCAGTTCTGTCCCTCACTCCCAAGGCGAAAGAAGGACTCAGTGGAGAGCCATCCAACCTGGGTGGATGATACTCGAATTGATGCAGATGACATTGTGGAGAAGATAATGCAGAGCCAGGACTTCACTGATGGCAGCAATACTGAGGGTGAGCTTCCCACTTCCAACCAGCTGGGGTGATGATGGTCTCCAGAGGCTACCCCTGCCAGCTCAGCCTCTGTCCTCCATTGTGTCCCCACAGACAGTAACCTTCGGCTGTTCGTGAGCCGTGATGGCTCCACCACATTGAGTGGCATTCAGCTGGCCAACAGGTAGGGGCTGGGGATGGGGAGGTGTGGTAAGGCAGCCACCAGGACCCCCTTTGAACACCCGTTTTATCACCGATGACCTTGAGCCCACCCATCCCCAGAGTCTGTGTCTTCAAAGTTCTTCTCCCACAGGCCTTTGTGCTAATAACTCCAGTATTTCTGGCCTTCCAGACCTTTGAGCCAGTGAGTGAGGGTAGTGTCCAGAATACagggctatcctaggtctttccCTTGAGTTCCTGGGAGCTAAGAAcatgtactttgaatttctggatcCAGAGCCCAAAAAAACTTTGTGAAGAGGGTGTCTTGTGCTATTCTGGTGACCCCTGTTGACTGAGGCTAGAAATTACAACTATTCTCTCAACAGCAGTCCCTCTGGGCTGCCCTGGGTGGAAGTACAAGAAACCACTGGGACCTCCTTACAAAGGTGATAAAGACTCCTCTTCCTTAGAGCACTTGCAAAATGAGAAGCTAAGATTTGGAGATTGGAGGAGAGAAACCTGGTTTCTACAAGACTTAAGCAATGAAAAGAGTAGATGCAGCCCCTTAACTTTTTCTTGCCTTCTTAACAAATCTTACAGTCCCTCCTTGCCAGGGTGGTACATCCAGGTGTGTGCACACTTGATGTCCAGAGGGGATCAGGCACAGCTATGGACCCCACTGACCCTGAGCAAATGACTAAATGTTTCTGGGGCTGTCGGTTTCAGCCAGTCTGTAAGAGACTGGTAGCTGTGATTGTATGGGAAGTACCCACAGGGACCTGGCCCAGGGGGAGTGCTCAGTCACTGGACTATCAAAGGGAATAAGCTCACCTTTCTCTCCCCTGCAGAGTCTCCTCTGGAGTCTATGAGCCAGTGGTGATTGAAAGCCATTGAGGGACCAAGTGGCCAGCTGAAGAAGGACCCTGCCATCTCTGCCACCCAGTCCAGCGGCATTCCTGGAGGAGCAGGAACCTGCCCTTCGGATCTGCTCTGCATTGCATCTGTGCCTCCCGTACTCTAACCACACCAGCCCCCAAAGCATCATTCCATTGTCCTTCCATCCACCCTGGAACCACTGGTCCTGGGTGCCACTGTGAATATTGTCCTCTGAACCATTAGAAAACGGGGCAAGATGGAGCTGGCCAGGACTGCCCAGAGTAGAGAGGACCTGGGCCACTCCTTCATGTTGGGGTGCTTGTGGCTGCCTCCCCCCCAGACCCACTTCCTTCAGGAGCAACAGCTTCAGCCAGGCTAACAAGGCTCTTGCTCCTTTGCCCTTGCCCTTCAGGAGCTGGACCACCCCCAGCTCCTGCCACCTTTGACCCTCTGCTTAGTGCTTCAGCTGTCCTTCTCTATATCCTGAGGAGACCTGCTGGCAGCCTTCTCCTAGGAGCCAAGACCTCAGACCCCACCTCCCTCATCAAATGTTCTGCTGCCCTGCAGCCTGCACTTTGCACATACTTGTCCCCAGCACAGCCGCTGACCCTTGCCCTTCTCCAGGATTCCTGGGTGCTGTCTGCTGTGCAACCAAACCCAGGGTACAGTAGCCCGGCTGGAACGTGGCACTGCCCCCTCCCTCTAATTATCCCCAGCTCAGACCCAAGACTAGAGCCTAGAAAGGTCTGAGCATCGTGGTGCCATCTGCCCAGGGCTGGGTCCTGAGCAGCTGGCCTTCCTGCAGGAAAGGAAGGGTGGGGCCCAGCTGTGCTGGGTAAGCAAAGGCCTTTTCCTCTGCTCTCATGTCAGCAGGCCTGGGCTGGGTTCCAGGCTGCAGAGGCAGTCAGCCAGGTGGGCTGTGACTGGATGGACTGGATCTGGCTTATTGCCAGGCAAGCCTCAGCCTTCCTCTGGGCAAGGGGCATGCTTTCCCTGGGGAGTCTGGCCTGTGTTCTGCCCAGGCCTCCCCCTTACTACCCACCTTCTTGGtacctccccagccccagccctttgTCTGTCCTGTAATTTGCTTAAAGGAGGGTACTGGCTGCCAGTCAGCCCTGGATAAACTCCCACCCCTTTAAGCTGCTCTCATTTTGTATCAACCCAGCAGGCTGGCGTTTCCTTAGCCCTATTtagtgttttccttttcctcctgagtTCACAGTTCTGTATTCTCTCCTCCCCCAGTAAGGGGAGGTAGGTGCCTCTGTTCACCACTCCACCTGCATCTCAGcagggctgggggcagggggtaTGGGACACCGGTTCTATGGGTGGGGGATAGCTGGACTCCCCAGGTCAGGGGGTTCCTTGCCCAGTTTCTGTCTTCCTTAGCTAGCAAGTTGGGGCTGTGGTTTTAGAACTCCCTGGTGTTAGGACCAGAGCATTTCTAGGGATTTTTGTTGCCATTGTTTTAAACACCTGGTGGCTCTTGGAAAGTGAATGTTAGAAGGTGCTACCTGAGCAGGGCAGAGCAAGGCTAGAGAAGGTTCTGCTCAGCTCAGAGAGTCCTTTCTTTCCCAGCAGGTACCTGGCATCTAAGGGATGCTGTCAGCTCTGTTTTTAGGTGAGGTGACCCCTACAGGATGGAGATAGCACTACACTTGCTTGTCTGTGACTTTGCCCAGTCAATTATTTTGATCTGGTTCAGAATTCCGGGGCTCCCACACAAGGCAGTTGGTACTATCAGGAAAAACTCCTCCAAACCAGGAGCCCAGCCCAACGCAAGCCAAGGTGTGAACCAGATGGTCACTCCTGCCACACCCGCCAGTTCTAGGCACTGTGCTGAAAACAGCCACAACCAAATAAACATTGGCAGGAGCTATAGACTAAGAGCCTATCTCCCGCCTAAGGGTCCTCTTGAGCTCAGTGATTCCCACAGGGTGCCTAGAGCACCTGGACTTCAAATTCTATATACAGAGATAGGATATATTAAGAGATATTTTTGGAAAGGAATTGGTCTATGCAATGCCAGTTTGGAACCCTCGAGAAAGACAGTTTTAATGTTTTTACTAGGAAGATATAAAGATCCACAATATTTTTAGGGTTCTTTTCTGGCTACCCCCACAACTGATCACACTGCATGGCCtggcaggaagaggaaggtggatcttcccCTGTGGCCTGCCGGGTGACTGACTGGGGAGGAGTGTTCGCTTTGTTTTACTCCCTCCTTTCTAACAATGTTACCGCTGCTCCCCATTCCATGGGCTGTTAGTATCTTGTCTCAGCTTACAGTAGAATATAAATGTCATACAGGGAAAGCAGCCTAGTGTCCGTGGTTGTTGGGGGGGGGATTAAATGATGTTTTTGTTACCtgttttgttggtggtttttttttgttgttaaattgTCTCATTACCGTGTTCCATGTTCTCTTGGGGACCAAAACAACAGaaggggggtgtgggtgtgtgtgtgtgttaaagtttAGGAGGCCAAGGTTTTCCAGTGCTGCCCCCAGTCATAATCCTCACACcctcaaaaacaagaaacaccCCCCATCCCTCCCAactgggtttctctttgtagccctggctgtccttgacctcagagatccacctgcctctattttCTGCGTGGTagggttaaaggcctgtgctaccaccacctggctatgtTCTCTGACCTTTGCACATGTCCTCTCCCCACAAATAGAACTGAAAacttggaggggaggggaagctGGCTgggctcgcctttaatcccagccctggagaggcagaaaCGGATGGATCTCTGCAAGGTCAAGACCAGCCATggtggtctacagaatgaattccaggcaGGATAAGCTtcggagaaatcctgtctcaaaaaaaaaaaaaaacaagctggggct
Coding sequences within it:
- the Fam102a gene encoding protein FAM102A translates to MAFLMKKKKFKFQTTFTLEELTAVPFVNGVLFCKVRLLDGGDFVSLSSREEVQENCVRWRKRFTFVCKMSANPATGLLDPCIFRVSVRKELKGGKAYSKLGFTDLNLAEFAGSGSTVRCCLLEGYDTKNTRQDNSILKVTIGMFLLSGDPCFKTPPSTAKSISIPGQDSSLQLTCKGGGTSSSGSSSTNSLTGSRPPKTRPTILGSGLPEEPDQSLSSPEEVFHSGHSRNSSYASQQSKLSGYSTEHSRSSSLSDLTHRRNTSTSSSTSGGLSMAVEGPEGIDREHRPPEKPPRPPEKPPRPPRPLHLSDRSFRRKKDSVESHPTWVDDTRIDADDIVEKIMQSQDFTDGSNTEDSNLRLFVSRDGSTTLSGIQLANRVSSGVYEPVVIESH